From a region of the Falco peregrinus isolate bFalPer1 chromosome 5, bFalPer1.pri, whole genome shotgun sequence genome:
- the BSG gene encoding basigin isoform X2 produces the protein MAAGAAGPCSLLALLLLGGLAAGVAGTSPEIKAHVTGVSGKLILSCNITAPYPAIKGHEWMHGDKILQTDTESSAFTSYTIEGKMEEHSGVYDCIYKTNPVIKAQVNISVPPQVTAYKKSEHGNEGDTGVLTCKNPSFPPVFSWLWYKSGQEPIINGSGRYIIKSSGNKTELRILKLNIEEDTGDYHCNATNSYGSGGATVNLRVRSRLAALWPFLGIVAEVLVLVTIIFIYEKRRKPDEVLDDDDGGSAPLKSNATNHKDKNVRQRNAN, from the exons ATGGCGGCGGGAGCGGCTGGGCCGTGCAGCCTCCTGGCGCTGCTTCTCCTCGGCGGGCTGGCCGCCGGCGTCGCGGGGACAA GTCCAGAAATCAAAGCTCATGTAACTGGTGTCTCTGGCAAGCTGATCCTCAGCTGTAACATCACTGCGCCTTACCCTGCCATCAAGGGGCACGAATGGATGCACGGGGACAAGATACTTCAGACTGACACAGAGTCAAGTGCTTTCACCAGTTACAC AATCGAGGGGAAGATGGAAGAGCACTCTGGTGTCTATGATTGCATCTACAAAACAAACCCAGTGATAAAAGCACAAGTGAATATTTCAG TTCCACCCCAAGTGACGGCGTACAAGAAGTCTGAGCATGGGAATGAAGGGGACACTGGTGTGCTGACCTGCAAGAATCCCTCTTTCCCCCCTGTTTTCTCTTGGCTCTGGTACAAAAGTGGTCAAGAG cccatCATCAATGGTTCTGGTCGATACATTATCAAGTCCAGTGGCAACAAGACAGAGTTACGCATTCTTAAACTGAATATTGAGGAGGATACGGGTGACTACCACTGCAATGCCACCAACTCTTACGGCTCTGGTGGTGCTACAGTGAACCTGCGCGTACGCAGCCGTCTAGCAGCACTCTGGCCCTTCCTGGGTATTGTGGCAGAAGTCCTCGTTCTTGTCACCATCATCTTCATCTatgagaagaggaggaagccaGATGAAGTTCTTGATG ATGATGATGGAGGTTCTGCACCGCT GAAAAGCAACGCCACAAACCACAAGGACAAGAACGTCCGCCAGAGAAATGCTAACTAA
- the BSG gene encoding basigin isoform X1, translating to MAAGAAGPCSLLALLLLGGLAAGVAGTTGFIKSPLSQKRLTQDSVELYCEAIGNPIPEIQWWFEGNEPNETYAQLWDGARQDRVKINATYNLHSTSTIYIANLTSDDSGMYECRASNDPDRNHLSKSPKVKWIRSQANVFVIERPEIKAHVTGVSGKLILSCNITAPYPAIKGHEWMHGDKILQTDTESSAFTSYTIEGKMEEHSGVYDCIYKTNPVIKAQVNISVPPQVTAYKKSEHGNEGDTGVLTCKNPSFPPVFSWLWYKSGQEPIINGSGRYIIKSSGNKTELRILKLNIEEDTGDYHCNATNSYGSGGATVNLRVRSRLAALWPFLGIVAEVLVLVTIIFIYEKRRKPDEVLDDDDGGSAPLKSNATNHKDKNVRQRNAN from the exons ATGGCGGCGGGAGCGGCTGGGCCGTGCAGCCTCCTGGCGCTGCTTCTCCTCGGCGGGCTGGCCGCCGGCGTCGCGGGGACAA CTGGTTTTATAAAGTCACCACTGTCTCAAAAGAGACTGACTCAGGACAGCGTCGAGTTGTACTGCGAGGCGATTGGCAATCCCATCCCTGAGATCCAGTGGTGGTTTGAGGGAAACGAGCCAAATGAGACCTATGCTCAGCTCTGGGATGGTGCACGGCAGGACCGTGTCAAAATCAACGCCACCTACAACCTGCACTCTACCAGTACCATCTACATCGCAAACCTCACAAGCGACGACTCGGGCATGTATGAGTGCCGGGCTAGCAACGACCCTGACCGCAACCACTTGTCGAAGAGCCCCAAAGTCAAGTGGATCCGTTCCCAGGCGAATGTTTTTGTCATCGAAC GTCCAGAAATCAAAGCTCATGTAACTGGTGTCTCTGGCAAGCTGATCCTCAGCTGTAACATCACTGCGCCTTACCCTGCCATCAAGGGGCACGAATGGATGCACGGGGACAAGATACTTCAGACTGACACAGAGTCAAGTGCTTTCACCAGTTACAC AATCGAGGGGAAGATGGAAGAGCACTCTGGTGTCTATGATTGCATCTACAAAACAAACCCAGTGATAAAAGCACAAGTGAATATTTCAG TTCCACCCCAAGTGACGGCGTACAAGAAGTCTGAGCATGGGAATGAAGGGGACACTGGTGTGCTGACCTGCAAGAATCCCTCTTTCCCCCCTGTTTTCTCTTGGCTCTGGTACAAAAGTGGTCAAGAG cccatCATCAATGGTTCTGGTCGATACATTATCAAGTCCAGTGGCAACAAGACAGAGTTACGCATTCTTAAACTGAATATTGAGGAGGATACGGGTGACTACCACTGCAATGCCACCAACTCTTACGGCTCTGGTGGTGCTACAGTGAACCTGCGCGTACGCAGCCGTCTAGCAGCACTCTGGCCCTTCCTGGGTATTGTGGCAGAAGTCCTCGTTCTTGTCACCATCATCTTCATCTatgagaagaggaggaagccaGATGAAGTTCTTGATG ATGATGATGGAGGTTCTGCACCGCT GAAAAGCAACGCCACAAACCACAAGGACAAGAACGTCCGCCAGAGAAATGCTAACTAA